In one window of Maribacter sp. BPC-D8 DNA:
- a CDS encoding YeeE/YedE family protein, protein MNLIYDPWPWYVAGPLIALTMFILLYAGKQFGMSSNLRTMCSIGGAGKYSDFFKFDWRAQRWNLVVVVGAVIGGFIASQFMSDNKVVINPDVAQQLSTDYGIDSAGEAYLPTELFATENLSDPFVLAVLIIGGFLVGFGARYAGGCTSGHAISGLSNLQLPSLIAVIGFFIGGLVMIHLLFPLIFS, encoded by the coding sequence ATGAATTTAATATATGATCCATGGCCATGGTATGTGGCCGGACCTTTAATTGCCCTCACCATGTTTATTCTGCTCTATGCAGGTAAACAATTCGGTATGTCATCTAACCTTAGAACTATGTGTTCTATTGGCGGTGCAGGCAAATACTCAGATTTTTTTAAGTTCGATTGGAGAGCGCAACGGTGGAATTTAGTTGTTGTGGTTGGTGCCGTAATTGGCGGCTTTATCGCTTCTCAGTTTATGTCTGATAACAAGGTAGTTATAAATCCTGATGTTGCACAACAGCTTTCAACAGATTACGGAATAGATAGCGCTGGCGAAGCTTATTTACCAACAGAACTTTTTGCAACTGAAAACCTTTCAGACCCATTTGTATTGGCTGTTTTAATTATCGGAGGATTCTTAGTAGGTTTTGGTGCTCGTTATGCCGGTGGTTGTACCAGCGGGCATGCCATATCTGGACTAAGTAATTTACAGTTACCTTCTTTAATTGCCGTTATCGGTTTCTTTATTGGTGGTCTAGTTATGATTCATCTTTTATTCCCTCTAATATTCAGTTAA
- a CDS encoding DUF2892 domain-containing protein, whose translation MLNTYFRVIVGTMVLLSVVLAVYVNINWLWFTVFIGVNIIQSAFTKWCLLETILKTFGIKN comes from the coding sequence ATGTTAAACACATATTTTAGAGTTATAGTAGGTACAATGGTTTTGTTGAGTGTTGTATTAGCTGTTTATGTTAATATCAACTGGTTATGGTTTACGGTATTTATAGGTGTAAATATCATACAGTCGGCTTTTACAAAATGGTGCTTATTAGAAACTATTCTTAAAACATTCGGAATTAAAAATTAG